GAGGGGGTGGCGACGTATCACTACGGCACCGACAACGGGGTGACCTCGGCGACCGGTGAGCGGCTGGCCGGGCTGGTCCAACGGGAGATCGTCGCGCGTACCGGGCTGCGGGACTGCCGTACCCACGCCAAGGCGTGGGACCTGCTCCGGATCACCCGGATGCCGGCGGTACGCGTCGAGGTCGGTTACCTCACCTCGCCGACGGACCGGGAGCGGCTGATCGATCCCCGGTTCCGGGACAAGCTGGTCGAGGCGATCGTGGCGGCGGTGCAGCGGATGTACCTGCCGATCGAGCGCGACGTGCCGACCGGCTCGATCGACGTGAGCGAGCTGCGGGCGGCGGTCGCCGCGGGCACCGTGGTCGACTGAGCGACGCGTGCCCGGCCTCGACGAACGCGGACGCACCGCGTCGGCGGCCGTGGCACCGGCGCGACGCTCAGCCAGCGGAGGAACGGGTGGCCGGAGTCGGGCGGACGGGGCGCAGCAGCGACTCCGGGCTCATCGAGCCGAGCAGCTTCTCCAACGCGTACTCGACGTCCGACTTCCAGCTCAACGCCGTACGCAGCTCCAGTCGCAGCCGGGGGAACCGTGGATGCGGGCGGACCGTCTTGAAGCCCACCGAAAGGAAGAAGTCGGCGGGTGCGACGCAGGTGCCGGCGGGATCGGCGGCGTCGCCGAACTTCGCGTCGCCGAACGCCTCGATCGCCTTGATCCCGCGCTTGGTCAGATCGCGGGCCACCCCCTGCACCAGCATCCGGCCCAGACCACCACCGGCGAACGCGGGCACCACGTTCGCGGTCATCAGCAGCGCCGCGTCGGCGGAGACCGGAGAGGTCGGGAACGCCATCGAGCGGGGCACGTAGGCCGGCGGAGCGTACATGACGAAACCGGCCGGCAGGCCGTCGACGTAGATCAGCTTGCCGCAGGAGCCCCACTCCAGCAGGGTCTGCGAGACCCACGCCTCCTTCTCCAGCCCGGGGTCGCCGGCGGCGCAGGCGCGGTCGGCGGAGACCGGATCAAGCTCCCAGTAGACGCACTGCCGGCAGGGACGGGGAAGATCCTCCAGGGTGTCCAGGGTCAGACTGACCAGACGTCGCGACATTGACGCTTCCCCACACTAGGCTCGCAGCTGGGACCCGGCCGGACGACACCGCCGCATCAGCGGTCCAGACGGCACCGCCGCATTCCTGCCCCCGACGAGCGATCGTACGCCGCCGATCGGCGACGTGGGAGAAAAATCGCAAACGTCCACCTCAGCAGCGCCCGCCGCCGGCCCGGCATGTGGACGCGCGGACAATCGAGGACGCCCCGCGCCCGGTGCGGCGGCTAGGATCGACTCCGGCGTGCCGTGCCGTCATGGTCGCCGGTGTCCCGGGTACCCGGGACGGGAGCCGTTCGAGCAGCCATCGAGGTGATGTGATGACCGGCACGACACTCGACGACTACACCGACCGGTACGCCCGCCGGGTGCGGGGAATGACCGCGTCGGAGATCAGGGCGCTGTTCGCGGTCGCCAGCCGGCCGGAGGTGGTGTCGCTGGCCGGCGGTGCGCCGTACATTGCCGCGCTGCCGCTGGACGCCGTCGGTGAGATGCTCGGCCGGCTCGGCGCCGAGCACGGCAACAGCACCCTGCAGTACGGCATCGGTCAGGGCACCCCGGAACTGCGGGAGCGCATCTGCGAGGTGATGGCCCTCTCCGGCATCGACGCCGCCTGCGGCGCCTCCCCCGAGGACGTGGTGGTGACCGTCGGCGGGCAGCAGGCGCTCGACCTGGTGGCCCGCCTCTTCCTCGACCCGGGCGACGTGGTGCTCGCCGAGGGGCCGACCTACGTCGGCGCACTCGGGGTGTTCCAGGCCGCCCAGGCACAGGTCGTGCACGTGCCGATGGACGATGACGGCCTGATCCCGGAGGCGCTGGAGATCGCCATCGCGGAGCAGGCCCGCACCGGTCGCCGGGTCAAGTTCCTCTACACCATTCCCACCTTCCAGAACCCGACCGGCGTGACGCTGACCGAGCAGCGGCGGGAGCAGGTCCTCGACATCTGCGAACGCGCCGGCCTGCTGGTGGTCGAGGACGACCCGTACGGCCAGTTGGGCTTCGAGAGCGAGGCGCCCGCGCCGCTCCGCGCGCGGCGCCGCGACGGGGTCTTCTACCTCAGCACCTTCTCCAAGACCTTCGCCCCCGGGCTACGGGTCGGCTGGATCCTCGCGCCGCACGCCGTGCGCGACAAGCTGGTGATCGCCAGCGAGGCGCAGATCCTTTGCCCCAGCGCGTACGCGCAGGCCGCCGTCAGCACGTACCTCGGCACCATGCCCTGGCGCGAGCAGCTGAAGGTCTACCGGGAGGTCTACCGGGAGCGGCGCGACGCGATGCTCACCGCGCTGGAGGATCTGATGCCGGACGGCACCAGGTGGACCACGCCCGGCGGCGGTCTCTTCGTCTGGGCGACGCTGCCCGACGGGCTGGACTCGAAGGCGATGATGCCCCGGGCCATCGCCGCGCGGGTGGCCTACGTCCCCGGCACCGGCTTCTACGCCGACGGCACCGGCACCGGTCACATGCGGCTCAACTTCTCGTTCCCCCCGCCCGAGCGGATCCGGGAGGGCGTCCGCCGGCTGGCCGGCGTGATGGAACAGGACATCGCCATGCGGCGGGTCTTCGGCGCGGTCGGTGGGCCGGATGCCCGGCGCGGCCGGGCCGGCTGGGACACCCCAGGACCCGACTTGGCATGATGCCCGGCATGGGTGCCACCGCTGCCGAAGAACCCGTCGTGTCCGGTCCCGAGACCACCGACCTCCACGTGCTCGTGCTCGCCGGCGGCCTGTCGTACGAACGTGACGTCTCGCTGCGCTCCGGTCGCCGGGTGCTCGACGCGCTGCGCGCCGTCGGGATGGAGGCCGAGCTGCGCGACGCCGACGTCGCCCTGCTGCCGGCGCTGGCCGCCGATCCACCCGACGCCGTCGTGATCGCCCTGCACGGTGCGACCGGCGAGGACGGCTCGCTGCGCGGGGTGCTCGACCTCTGCGGTGTCCCGTACGTCGGGTGCGACGCCCGGGCCTCCCGCCTCGCCTGGGACAAGCCGTCGGCAAAGGCGGTGCTGCGCGAGGCCGGCATCGCCACTCCGGACTGGGTCGCGCTGCCCCACGACCGGTTCAGCGAGCTGGGCGCCGTGGCCGTGCTGGACCGCATCGTCGACCGGCTGGGGCTACCGCTCATGGTGAAGCCCGCGCAGGGCGGCTCCGGCCTGGGCGCCGCGGTGGTCCGGGACGCGGCATCCCTGCCCGCCGCCATGGTCGGTTGTTTCGCGTACGACTCGACCGCGCTCGTCGAGCGGTACGTGCCCGGCATGGACGTGGCCGTCTCCGTCATCGACCTGGGGGACGGCCCGCAGGCGCTGCCGCCGGTCGAGATCGTGCCCCGCAACGGGTTGTACGACTACGCCGCCCGCTACACCGCCGGCCGGACCACCTGGCACACCCCGGCCCGCCTGGAGCCCGCAGTGGCCGAGTCGGTGGCCCAGGTCGCGCTGGCCGCCCACACCGCACTCGGCCTGCGTGACCTCAGCCGGGTGGATCTGATCGTCGACTCGGCGGGTCAACCACACGTGCTCGAGGTCAACGTCTCGCCGGGCATGACGGAGACGTCGCTGCTACCGCTCGCGGTGCAGGCCGCCGGTCTCGACTTCGGGCGCGTGATCGGCGGCCTGGTCGCCCGCGCCACCACTCGCTGACATCCCGCGCCCGCGATCCGGGCCGGCAGCTGCTGCTGCCCGATTCTCGCCGGCGCCCGCTCGGAGAACGGCGCCAGACCAGTACCGGCGACCGATGCTCCGGCACCTGCCGCCGGCCCGGACGTCCGTCGGTGAGTGGACGGTCCGGGCCGGGTAGGGCGGCGCTTCCGATCTTCTCGCCGCTGACGGTCGGTGTCCCTGGCGGCCGTGTCCCTGACGGTCGGTGTCGCCGGCTGGTTACTGCCGGCGCTCACGTCAGCTGGCGGTCCTTGGGTCGGGCTGATCGGGGTGCGGGTCAGGCCTGGCGCCTCGCGGGTCAGGCCCGGCCCTTCGCGAATCAGGGCGGCCGCTCCGCGGGTCGGGTCCGGCGCTCCGTGGGTCAGGGTGGCCGCCCCGCGGGTCAGGGTGGCCGCTCCGCGGGTTAGGAACGGCGCTCCGAAGGTCAGGGCCGGGCCCTCGCGGGCCAGGGCCGGTGCCCTGCCGGTCAGGGCCGGCGCTCGATGAGTCGGGCTTACCCTCCGCCGGGTGGGGATCGCCGGAACGCCCCGGTCGCCTCAGCGGATGTCTCTCCCTCTGCCGCTTCCGCGTTCCGCTCGCTCTTGGCGGCTCCCGCCTCCGCATCTGGCGCTGTCTGCCGCGTCGACTCAGAGCGAGCCGCCACGGAGGCATCTCCCGGGTCCTCCTCCTGGGCAACGTCGGTCGTCGGCTCCGGCTGCGGGCCGCCGTCCGGTCCCGCAGCTTCGGCTCCCGCGCCTTCGGCCGAAGTCGGCGCCGCGACGCTCCCGGGAGCGTCGGGCGGCTCGGCCGTCTCTCCGATGACGTCCAGGAGTGACCCGCCTTCGGCCGGCTTCGTCTCTCCGGGTGAGGCCGCCTGCGCGGCCAGGCTGGACGGCGCCTGCCATTGGATGCGGGGCGGCTCGGCCAGGGGCCGCCCACCGAACTCGGCGAGCCAGGCCGCGACGAGGGCGAGGTTCTCCCGCCACTTGTCCTCAGAGATGGGCGGCAGGATCGAATCCCAGAGGGACAGGAAGGTCCCTCGGAGTTGGAGTCGACCGTACGGCCGGGCGAGGAACCACATGTGAAGATGGGCGGACCCGTCGCCCCAACGGTTGACGTGGACTCGCGCCACTCCGTCCAGCGAGCGGATGGCTCGTTCGAGCCGTACCGTCATCACCCCCAGTTCGGCGGCGAGCAGGTTCGGCAGGTCACCGAGATCCAGATGCGACCGGGACTCCAGGATGAGAACCATCGGCAGGCCGGTGGGACGGTCCATCGCTCGTACGCGCCATCGCTCGCCGACCCAGATGTAGGCATCGTCGGGCGCCTGGCACGCCGTGCATTCCCGGTGGGCCTCACCCTTGCGGGGTGGTTCGACCGGGACCGGGTCGGCGAGTTGCTTGACCCGGAGGTCGCCCTCGAAGGGGAAGGACGGCCACTGGGTGAAGTCCGGGATTGAGGGAGGGGTGTCTTGCACGACGCTGACCCTAACCGAGTCGAGGGCGGCTGTCCCTACCTGAATCACCTTCGGCTCGCCGAGGGCTCGAATGACGCGAGACGGGGAGCGCCACACCGCTTTCCCCAGGGTTATCCACAGGCTGACGGGTCACCCCGCGGCGACCGCGATCCCGGTCCAACAAGGGAATTCAGTCTTCGTTTCACGTGAAACGCCGCACGCCTGTGGACAACCGGTGTGGATAACGTCGCCCGCAGAGACGGCGGGCGACCCAGGCGCACGGAGAGACGGCGGGTCTGTTTCACGTGAAACGAGACCTGCCGTGCCAGAGCCCTCCCGACCGCAGCGGAAGGAGGCGCCAGCCCGACCGATCAGCCGGTTACCGCCCGCCGAAGCGCGAACCACGGAACCGGAGCGGCGCGATCATGAGCGGAGCCGGGTGGTTCGTCGGACGCGACCTGCCTGCCGCTGGCCAGTCTGGCGCGTCCGGGCGTCAACCTCACCGGCAGAGGACGTTCACGACCTACCCGGGCGCAGCCAATCGTCCCCGGCATGCCGCAGTCGCCAGCAGACGATGCCCGCTCAGCGCCCCCTCTCCTGGATCTCGTCGCGGCGCGAACGCCCACAGCGGCCATCCGGCACAGCGACGGTTGACGGCCTAGCCGGTGCGGCGTCCAGAGGTGTTCAGCGGGCCGCGCCGGGTCCTGGCGATGGCCCGGCAGCGTCTCCTGGACACCGCACCAGACGCGGGCGGCCAACGGACGATCGGTCAGGCGGGATCCACGTGTCGGCGCCGCCTGGCACTGCCCAAGGTTCCAGAGCACTGAGGCCGGGCGGTCCTGGTGCACGACTGGAGCATGGTTTCACGTGAAACAAGCCCGACTAGCACCCGTACGACCCGCCGAGATCGTTCAGCCGAGGCAGGCGGCGTCGTCCGGGGGCCGCCGTGGTTCGAGGGCGCCCAAGGCTCGCACGGGTCCCCAACTGCGCCCCCGCCACTCCCGATTGATCACGAAGTTGCTGCCCGGTGTGGTGTCGTCCATGACCGTGCATCGGCTCGGCTGGTGACCACCCCGGTGTACGCAAGCCACGTCTTTCGTGAGCCGCACGACGGCGAGGTGTGGATCTGCCGGAGAGACGAGACGATCAGGCTGCCCCACGGCCACTGGGGAGCCTGCGACGACCGAGCTGCCTGCCGCATGGCGCACGGGCCGCGCACCGGTCTGCCGAGAGCGGGTCTGCACGGGAGGCAAGGTCTGCCGGCGGGCCAGGTCGCCCCCGAGCCGCTGTGGGCCCTTAACGGCCCGCAGGAGGCGCCAGGAGCGCCGTGATCGCGCGGTCCTAGTCCAGGGGTGGGATGCGACGCCGCCGGGCCGTGTCGGCCCGGACAGCAGGGACCAACCGACGCCGGGTACGACCGCGCACCGGACCGCCGCATCCCGTTCCCGGAGACAGGGCCGGCAGTCCCTTCACCATCGAGAGCCAGGCCCACGCCGCATGAGCCGCCCGGCAAGGAGCCCCTTGCACGGAGCGGGCCTCGCACGAGCTGCCGCGCCGGCACCACCCGACACGTAGACCGCCCGCACGAACTGCCCGCACAGAACGGCCTCGCATGGAACGGCCGCGTCCTCGCGGTACGGGGACGCGGCCGTCAGGGTGTGGCAGGGGCTCAGCCTTGGGGCTCTTCTCCCTCGACACCGATGATGCCGACGATCCGCTCCAGGTCGTCAACGGTGGCGAACTCGATAGTGATCTTGCCCTTGCTCCGCCCGATGTCGACCTTCACCCGGGTGTCGAACCGGTCGGAGAGTCGGTCGGCGAGATCGTTCAGGGCCGGCGCGTGTGGTTTCGGCCGGCGCTTCGCAGACTCCCTCTTGACCGGTCCCTCGCTCAGGGCAAGCGCGACGACCTCCTCGGTCGCCCGGACCGACAGTCCCTCGGCGACGATCCTTAGCGCGAGTTGCTCCTGGGTCTCCGGGTCCTCCAGGCTCAGCAGTGCCCGGGCGTGTCCGGCGGAGAGCACTCCGGCCGCAACGCGCCGCTGCACCGGTGCCGGCAGGTTCAGCAGCCGGATGGTGTTCGAGATCTGCGGCCGGCTGCGGCCGATGCGCCGCGCCAGTTCCTCGTGGGTGGCCCCGAACTCCTCCAGCAGTTGCTGGTAGGCGGCTGCCTCCTCCAGCGGGTTGAGGTTCGCCCGGTGGATGTTCTCCAGCAGTGCGTCCCGCAGCATGGCGTCATCGCGGGTGTCGCGGACGATCGCGGGGATGTTCTCCCGCCCGACCGCCTGCGCGGCCCGCCATCGCCGCTCGCCCATGACGAGTTCGAACTTCTCGTCGTCGAGCTGCCGCACCACGATCGGCTGGAGAAAACCGACCTCCTGGATGGAGGTCTTCAGTTCCTCCAGTGCCTCCTCGTCGAAGACCTGACGGGGTTGCTTCGGGTTGGGCACGATCGAGTCGACCGGAATCTCCGCGAAGCGCGCACCGGGCACCGGGCTGAGAACCGGCTCGGGCGTGGCCGGCGGAGCCGGCGCAGCCGCTACGGGCGGCGCGGCGACGGCCGACGCCCCGTTGGCTCCCACCGTGAGCGCACCAGCACCAGTACCAGCGCCGGTGCTGGCACCGGCGTCCTGTGCCGGTGCGGTCGGGATGAGCGCCCCCAGGCCCCGTCCCAGACCGCCCCGAGGACGGTTCTTCATACCACGCCTCCCAGCGCCTCTTCCGCACTACGCATTCCGGCTCACCGGCTCCTTGGCACCCCGCTCGGCGATCTCCTGCGCGGCCTCGAAGTAGCTCGTCGCCCCTCGCGAACCGGGATCGTAGGTCATCACCGACTGGCCGTAGCTGGGCGCCTCGGAGACCCGCACGTTACGCGGGATCACCGCCTGGAGCACCTTGTCGCCGAAGTGGTTCCGGACATCCTGCTCGACCGCATCGGCGAGCCGGGTCCGCCGGTCGTACATGGTGAGCAGGATCGTGGAGACATCGAGCCGCGGGTTGAGGTGCTGCCGGACCAGGTTGATGTTGTTGATGAGCTGGTTCAGCCCTTCGAGCGCGTAGTACTCGCACTGAATGGGGATAAGCACCTCCTGCGCGGCCACCAACGCGTTGACGGTCAGCAGGCCGAGCGACGGCGGGCAGTCGATGAAGACGTAGTCGAAGCGCCCGGGGTAGGCGGTGATGGCCCGTTCCAGGCGAGACTCACGGGCCACCACCGACACCAGCTCGATCTCCGCGCCCGCCAGGTCGATGGTCGCCGGCACGCACCAGAGGTTGGGGATGCCCTCGACGGCCTGGGTCACGTCCTCCAGGGGCACGCTGTTGATCAGGCAGTCGTAGACGTCGGGTATGCCGGTGTGGTGCGGGACATTCAGCCCGGTGGAGGCGTTGCCCTGTGGGTCAAGGTCGACCACTAGCACCCGGTTGCCGTGCAGGGCCAGGGCCACTGCCAGGTTGACCGTGGTGGTGGTCTTACCCACGCCGCCTTTCTGGTTCGCGACGCACATGACCCGGGTCCGCTCCGGCCGAGGCATGGTCACCTCGCCACTGGGGTTCAGGATCTGCACGGCGCGCATCGCCTCCATTGCCAACGGTGGGTCATCCTCTTCGCGCGTCGAGGTTTCACGTGAAACGTACGCGGCGTCGGCGGTGTCCGTGGGGTGGGGGCCGGCCGCAGGCGCGGCCGGCGTGTCGGACGCCGGTCGGGGATCGGGCACCACGCCGGGTACCGGCTGGTGCGACGGGGCCGCCTCGAAGCGGGCGGAGGCCGAGGTGTTCCGGCGGATCGGGATCACCCGCGCCTCGGGAGACGCGTTGGCCGGACGCCCGTTGGGGTCCGCGCCGTCCCGCTCCGGCGGCGGTGAGAATGGCGCACCCGACGTCGGCGAGTTCCGGCCAGGCTCCGGTGGACCCTGCGGCACCTCGGTGGGCCGCCAGTTCGGATAGTCGGTTTCACGTGAAACAGGGTCACCCGCTGACCCGG
This is a stretch of genomic DNA from Micromonospora sp. WMMD1082. It encodes these proteins:
- a CDS encoding GNAT family N-acetyltransferase, with amino-acid sequence MSRRLVSLTLDTLEDLPRPCRQCVYWELDPVSADRACAAGDPGLEKEAWVSQTLLEWGSCGKLIYVDGLPAGFVMYAPPAYVPRSMAFPTSPVSADAALLMTANVVPAFAGGGLGRMLVQGVARDLTKRGIKAIEAFGDAKFGDAADPAGTCVAPADFFLSVGFKTVRPHPRFPRLRLELRTALSWKSDVEYALEKLLGSMSPESLLRPVRPTPATRSSAG
- a CDS encoding PLP-dependent aminotransferase family protein; this encodes MTGTTLDDYTDRYARRVRGMTASEIRALFAVASRPEVVSLAGGAPYIAALPLDAVGEMLGRLGAEHGNSTLQYGIGQGTPELRERICEVMALSGIDAACGASPEDVVVTVGGQQALDLVARLFLDPGDVVLAEGPTYVGALGVFQAAQAQVVHVPMDDDGLIPEALEIAIAEQARTGRRVKFLYTIPTFQNPTGVTLTEQRREQVLDICERAGLLVVEDDPYGQLGFESEAPAPLRARRRDGVFYLSTFSKTFAPGLRVGWILAPHAVRDKLVIASEAQILCPSAYAQAAVSTYLGTMPWREQLKVYREVYRERRDAMLTALEDLMPDGTRWTTPGGGLFVWATLPDGLDSKAMMPRAIAARVAYVPGTGFYADGTGTGHMRLNFSFPPPERIREGVRRLAGVMEQDIAMRRVFGAVGGPDARRGRAGWDTPGPDLA
- a CDS encoding D-alanine--D-alanine ligase, with the translated sequence MGATAAEEPVVSGPETTDLHVLVLAGGLSYERDVSLRSGRRVLDALRAVGMEAELRDADVALLPALAADPPDAVVIALHGATGEDGSLRGVLDLCGVPYVGCDARASRLAWDKPSAKAVLREAGIATPDWVALPHDRFSELGAVAVLDRIVDRLGLPLMVKPAQGGSGLGAAVVRDAASLPAAMVGCFAYDSTALVERYVPGMDVAVSVIDLGDGPQALPPVEIVPRNGLYDYAARYTAGRTTWHTPARLEPAVAESVAQVALAAHTALGLRDLSRVDLIVDSAGQPHVLEVNVSPGMTETSLLPLAVQAAGLDFGRVIGGLVARATTR
- a CDS encoding ParB/RepB/Spo0J family partition protein, which translates into the protein MKNRPRGGLGRGLGALIPTAPAQDAGASTGAGTGAGALTVGANGASAVAAPPVAAAPAPPATPEPVLSPVPGARFAEIPVDSIVPNPKQPRQVFDEEALEELKTSIQEVGFLQPIVVRQLDDEKFELVMGERRWRAAQAVGRENIPAIVRDTRDDAMLRDALLENIHRANLNPLEEAAAYQQLLEEFGATHEELARRIGRSRPQISNTIRLLNLPAPVQRRVAAGVLSAGHARALLSLEDPETQEQLALRIVAEGLSVRATEEVVALALSEGPVKRESAKRRPKPHAPALNDLADRLSDRFDTRVKVDIGRSKGKITIEFATVDDLERIVGIIGVEGEEPQG
- a CDS encoding ParA family protein; amino-acid sequence: MHDDGRYDDPRVTGSAGDPVSRETDYPNWRPTEVPQGPPEPGRNSPTSGAPFSPPPERDGADPNGRPANASPEARVIPIRRNTSASARFEAAPSHQPVPGVVPDPRPASDTPAAPAAGPHPTDTADAAYVSRETSTREEDDPPLAMEAMRAVQILNPSGEVTMPRPERTRVMCVANQKGGVGKTTTTVNLAVALALHGNRVLVVDLDPQGNASTGLNVPHHTGIPDVYDCLINSVPLEDVTQAVEGIPNLWCVPATIDLAGAEIELVSVVARESRLERAITAYPGRFDYVFIDCPPSLGLLTVNALVAAQEVLIPIQCEYYALEGLNQLINNINLVRQHLNPRLDVSTILLTMYDRRTRLADAVEQDVRNHFGDKVLQAVIPRNVRVSEAPSYGQSVMTYDPGSRGATSYFEAAQEIAERGAKEPVSRNA